Proteins encoded by one window of Nasonia vitripennis strain AsymCx chromosome 5, Nvit_psr_1.1, whole genome shotgun sequence:
- the Gr8 gene encoding gustatory receptor 8 isoform X1 encodes MTFAEVTFGLYFFILHIQGKKGIDLDKQLWFNYFITSVTYYSLKMAVMVWICQETKNESLKTGIIVHDVILNNNNEQLKSELSLFSLQLLQCNNEFTSKCIVMNANLISGVSLMPLIV; translated from the exons ATGACTTTTGCAGAAGTTACATTTggtttgtattttttcatattacaTATTCAAGGCAAAAAGGGTATTGACCTTGATAAACAACTTTGGTTTAATTACTTCATAACATCTGTAACTTACTATTCCTTAAAAATGGCTGTAATGGTATGGATTTGCCAAGAAACAAAGAACGAATCACTAAAAACAGGCATAATTGTCCACGATGTTATACTCAATAATAACAATGAACAATTAAAATCAGAg CTAAGTCTCTTTTCATTACAACTGCTACAATGCAATAACGAATTTACGTCCAAGTGTATTGTTATGAATGCAAATCTCATAAGTGGGGTGAGTCTTATGCCATTAATTGTGTAA
- the Gr8 gene encoding gustatory receptor 8 — protein MKLKFCKNLTFVQITNIYQLMRPYFFLYKLYGLFPYKISKNQIHSSKIGLCHTFFVAMSCIVYFVIAMYQCFYSLDIVFDTTESLMQFTSYFMLGTFIAVYSCASNKYKFLLLKKLILLSSMLSEKEFFEVAKVIYFKDIIGYIFLMGQIFNIASEDLTAQNISKMFALHITMIVFLMDMQYSNFVFLLKSCLKNVNNNLQLLTKSYEGCEIISCNKSMQLLQFNNLQLIKLRKLQHNHHHVSCVIKELNTVFTLQIIATVLMTFAEVTFGLYFFILHIQGKKGIDLDKQLWFNYFITSVTYYSLKMAVMVWICQETKNESLKTGIIVHDVILNNNNEQLKSELSLFSLQLLQCNNEFTSKCIVMNANLISGVVSGIATYLLILIQFLNTKKSTSKNNEQ, from the exons atgaaattaaaattttgtaaaaatctcACATTTGTACAGATAACAAACATTTACCAATTAATGAGaccatatttttttctatacaaATTGTATGGATTGTTTCCttataaaataagtaaaaatcaaattcattCATCAAAAATAGGATTATGTCATACATTCTTTGTTGCCATGAGTTGTATtgtatattttgttattgcgATGTATCAGTGTTTCTATTCCCTAGATATAGTATTTGATACAACAGAAAGTCTTATGCAGTTTACATCGTATTTTATGCTAGGAACATTTATTGCTGTATATTCGTGTGCAtccaataaatataaatttttgcttctgaaaaaattaattttattatcatctATGCTATCTGAGAAAGAATTTTTCGAAGTTGcaaaagttatttattttaaagatataattggttatatatttttaatgggacaaatatttaatattgctTCTGAGGATTTAACAGCGCAAAATATATCGAAAATGTTCGCATTACATATAACAATGATTGTATTTTTGATGGACATGCAGTATAGTaactttgtatttttattaaaaagttgtttaaaaaatgtgaaCAATAATTTACAACTGCTAACAAAAAGTTATGAGGGTTGTGAAATTATTAGTTGTAATAAATCCATGCAGCTATTGcagtttaataatttacagCTAATAAAATTACGTAAATTACAACATAATCATCACCATGTTAGTTGCGTTATAAAGGAGCTAAACACCGTTTTTACCCTTCAAATTATTGCTACTGTTCTAATGACTTTTGCAGAAGTTACATTTggtttgtattttttcatattacaTATTCAAGGCAAAAAGGGTATTGACCTTGATAAACAACTTTGGTTTAATTACTTCATAACATCTGTAACTTACTATTCCTTAAAAATGGCTGTAATGGTATGGATTTGCCAAGAAACAAAGAACGAATCACTAAAAACAGGCATAATTGTCCACGATGTTATACTCAATAATAACAATGAACAATTAAAATCAGAg CTAAGTCTCTTTTCATTACAACTGCTACAATGCAATAACGAATTTACGTCCAAGTGTATTGTTATGAATGCAAATCTCATAAGTGGG gtTGTTAGTGGAATAGcaacttatttattaatactgATTCAGTTTTTGAATACAAAGAAAAGTACCTCAAAAAATAACGaacaatga
- the LOC116415704 gene encoding uncharacterized protein LOC116415704, with translation MFTTKEDIQNLLQSIIDHFDKQNSKLLEVFKQKFEALDTKVKGIDVKLINMQKDIDELKTWTVNNRPFSADDSIMTLATLAEKHKLNLPLKVLQDFDEFNLKLTLESELYKDLKAHLICTVKADNKEFLDELTKLLKKCLSREILTSHTAQRLSSTKKPIFKSTNFYMFERFAYACVFGKKSYRR, from the exons ATGTTCACTACTAAAGAAGATATTCAGAACCTTTTACAGTCTATCATTGATCATTTTGATAAGCAAAATTCAA aatTATTGGAAGTTTTTAAGCAGAAATTTGAAG CTTTAGACACTAAAGTGAAAGGAATCGAtgtgaaattaattaatatgcAAAAAGACATCGATGAACTGAAGACATGGACTGTCAATAACAGACCCTTCTCTGCTGATGATAGCATAATGACATTAGCAACCCTAGCTGAAAAGCATAAATTGAATCTGCCCTTGAAAGTGCTGCAAGATTTTGATGAGTTTAATCTCAAACTTACTCTTGAAAGCGAGTTGTACAAAGATTTA aaaGCTCACCTTATATGCACTGTTAAAGCAGATAATAAGGAATTTCTGGATgaattaacaaaattattgaaaaaatgtttgtccaGGGAAATACTTACGTCTCACACAGCACAAAGATTAAGTAGTACAAAGAAACCTATTTTTAAGTcaactaatttttatatgtTTGAAAG ATTCGCTTATGCATGTGTATTCgggaaaaaaagttatagaagatGA
- the Gr15 gene encoding gustatory receptor 15, with protein sequence MVKGTKYLFDIFKVFGLATMSMTDCTKKNNFKNRKMFSYSYHGIIYNGVLICFLIIAGIYKMYYIRDKLIDQSRMSEVIDVFGNFIIYAVSVVLLSKYMISQTLAVRIGNNLYSINLVLKRFNLKYKNQYMIMHYKLVLLFDITIWLGVIIIGSFSDCTFIAAILTYIPNFIINCLVIQYVVIIIFIYGEAKALNNQLRKYVDRAFSNTLLYQFRRPVLSVHYYLPENNEIILLQKSCLSIYEVSNNVSKFYSLSILICIVKLFFSIILNTYFFLKPSIFGKSMITSTMNHVWSISWLTLDTFSLCILTQYITMTVNEIKKTGDIVHQILRHSTSLGVIKQLNNFSLHLLHKNIQFTAMDMFSLDCTLLHSIVGSITTYLVILIQFQENSSEKHKP encoded by the exons aTGGTGAAAGGAACGAAGTATCTATTtgatattttcaaagtttttggTTTGGCCACAATGTCTATGACTGattgcacaaaaaaaaataatttcaagaatcgaaaaatgttttcatatTCATATCATGGTATAATATACAACGGCGTTTTAATTTGCTTTTTGATTATTGCTGGAATATATAAGATGTATTATATTCGAGATAAGTTGATCGATCAATCGAGAATGAGTGAAGTTATTGACGTGTTtggaaattttataatatatgctGTATCTGTTGTACTattatcgaaatacatgaTAAGTCAAACTTTAGCTGTCAGAATCGGCAACAACTTATACTCGATTAATTTAGTTTTGaaaagatttaatttaaaatacaaaaatcaatACATGATAATGCATTACAAGTTAGTCTTATTATTTGACATAACTATATGGTTGGGTGTGATAATTATTGGATCATTCAGCGACTGCACATTTATCGCGGCTATTCTAACTTACAtaccaaattttattattaactgTTTAGTGATTCAGTATGTAGTTATtatcatatttatatatggTGAAGCTAAAGCACTAAACAATCAATTGCGAAAATACGTTGACAGGGCTTTTTCTAATACATTACTATATCAGTTTCGAAGACCAGTATTATctgtgcattattatttacctgaaaataatgaaataattcttttgcaAAAGTCGTGCTTAAGTATATATGAGGTCTCCAACAATGTATCTAAATTTTATTCCTTATCTATACTAATTTGTATAGTAAAACTCTTTTTCTCTATTATATTGAATACATACTTTTTTCTAAAACCATCAATATTTGGAAAAAGTATGATTACTTCTACTATGAACCACGTTTGGTCTATAAGCTGGTTGACGCTGGATACATTTTCCCTTTGCATTCTAACGCAATATATTACTATGACCGTAAATGAG attaaAAAAACGGGCGATATTGTTCACCAAATATTACGACATTCAACTAGTTTAGGAGTTATAAAACAG cttaataatttttcattacatttacttcacaaaaatattcaatttacGGCAATGGATATGTTTTCTTTGGATTGTACTCTACTGCATTCC atagtTGGTTCCATAACGACatatttagttattcttaTCCAATTTCAAGAAAATTCTTCAGAAAAACATAAACCCTGA
- the Gr9 gene encoding gustatory receptor 9, whose amino-acid sequence MFKKVKKKYSTGKKWKIFSATDFLSLIKPSLLVCRFFGLISYKILNGKIEQSKNCGSYCAIVTFVYICASLLILYIINVSPYMNRASTWMLQGNCFYTLVNFMLVSNFVFKSSTIKILQNLADTTAKLPSEKFVKISKWIHSKDLVLYLLLLLHVPKVFVGNIYAVLSKIIGTYAAMTIYLLDFQYNSYVFIIASCFEHINEELVQLNYNACKERGHLLRRVYHHQFNPLLFVKLRYLKQWHYELNEIIRKINSNFSLQVVATVIMTFTELTFGLYFYILDRRHKVRSLDKEIWYFYYHTMVMYFSTKLLLLTLTCQYANNENYKTRTIVNEIIISTDNKLFKEEIYLFSLQLLHTDNKFIAKGVQLDATLLTGMAKGIFTYLLILIQFLITN is encoded by the exons atgtttaaaaaagttaagaaaaagtACTCAACTGgtaaaaaatggaaaattttcAGTGCAACTGATTTCTTAAGTTTAATTAAGCCGTCTCTTTTGGTGTGTCGATTTTTCGGTCTGAtttcatacaaaattttaaatggtaAAATTGAACAATCGAAAAACTGTGGATCTTATTGTGCCATCGTAACTTTTGTATATATCTGCGCATCTTtgcttattttatatattataaatgtatcCCCGTATATGAATAGAGCAAGCACATGGATGCTACAGGGTAACTGTTTCTACACACTGGTAAATTTTATGCTGGtgtcaaattttgtttttaaatcatcaacaatcaaaattttacaaaacttaGCAGATACCACTGCTAAACTGCCAAGCGAGAAgtttgttaaaatttcaaaatggaTTCATTCAAAAGATTTGGTTCTTTATCTACTACTTCTTTTACATGTACCAAAAGTATTTGTAGGAAATATTTATGCTGTACTTTCAAAAATCATTGGAACTTATGCTGCGATGACAATTTACTTATTAGACTTTCAATATAATAgctatgtatttattatagcAAGCTGTTTTGAACACATAAATGAAGAGCTTGtccaattaaattataatgCTTGCAAGGAGCGAGGTCACCTCTTACGTAGAGTGTATCACCATCAATTCAATCCTTTGTTGTTTGTAAAATTACGATACCTTAAACAATGGCACTACGAACTTAACGAAATCATTAGAAAGATCAACTCTAATTTTAGTTTACAAGTAGTTGCTACTGTTATAATGACATTTACCGAATTGACGTTCGggttatatttttacattttagatAGACGGCACAAGGTTAGAAGTTTAGATAAAGAAATTTGGTATTTCTATTACCATACGATGGTTATgtatttttctacaaaattGCTCTTGCTCACATTGACGTGTCAGTATgctaataatgaaaattataaaacacgTACAAtagttaatgaaattataataagTACAGATAATAAACTGTTCAAAGAAGAG atatatttatTCTCATTACAATTGTTACACACGGACAATAAATTTATAGCAAAAGGTGTACAATTAGATGCTACACTCCTTACAGGG ATGGCAAAAGGTATATTCACATatcttttaatattaatacaatttttaataacaaactaa